A section of the Gloeobacter violaceus PCC 7421 genome encodes:
- a CDS encoding hybrid sensor histidine kinase/response regulator, protein MPAPGTAEPVTILLVDDRFENLLALEAVLGELGQNLVKARSGPEALRHLLRQDFAVILLDVQMPGMDGFETAQLIRQRERSRHTPIIFLTAYSANDSLIFKGYALGAVDYLLKPINPSILISKVVVFIDLFRKSAEIERQAGALVAVNRQLRSSEQRLQDFLDNASDLIEIVSPEGRLLYVNRTWRETLAYPADDLEKMTCFDVVAPADRPLLAEALERVQQSQRSERLEVAFLAMGGREIAVEGSLNCQFDKGVPQAIRCIFRDITERRQAEQVRVEILREQVARQQAEEASRMKDEFLAMVSHELRTPLNSILGWAQLLRARRIDEKAATGALESIERNARMQNRLIEDLLDISRVVTGQMRLELQPLELSGVIASAVEAVQPAAAVKQIQLRCRIDAAVGPVLGDVDRLHQIAWNLLANAVKFTPQGGTVEVDLAQGEIHAQLVVRDNGIGISPAFLDQIFERFRQADSTSTRVHGGLGLGLSIVRHLVELHGGTAAAESAGKGQGATFTVRLPLLADGTPIQDEGKLVQANGRTEALTELVQWLAGLRVLVVDDEVDAREFVATALGEYGVQVVTVGSVREALSALAAQKTDVLVSDIGMPGEDGYALIRELRSRGNTLPAIAFTAYARGEDLKDALQAGFQCHVPKPVEIAQLVSAIASLSRNRKAT, encoded by the coding sequence ATGCCCGCCCCCGGTACCGCTGAACCCGTCACCATCCTGCTGGTCGACGACCGCTTCGAGAACTTGCTCGCCCTCGAAGCGGTTCTCGGGGAGTTGGGCCAGAACCTGGTCAAAGCCCGCTCAGGCCCGGAGGCTCTGCGCCACCTGCTGCGTCAGGATTTCGCCGTGATCTTGCTCGATGTGCAGATGCCGGGGATGGATGGCTTCGAGACCGCCCAGCTCATCCGCCAACGCGAGCGCTCGCGCCACACACCGATCATCTTCCTGACCGCCTACAGCGCCAACGACAGTCTGATCTTCAAGGGTTACGCCCTGGGAGCGGTGGATTATCTACTCAAACCGATTAACCCGAGCATCTTGATCTCGAAGGTGGTCGTCTTTATCGACCTGTTTCGCAAAAGCGCCGAAATCGAGCGGCAGGCCGGGGCCCTCGTCGCCGTCAACCGGCAATTGCGCTCAAGCGAACAGCGGCTGCAGGACTTTTTGGACAACGCCAGCGATCTCATCGAGATCGTCTCTCCCGAAGGCCGCCTGCTCTACGTCAACCGCACCTGGCGCGAGACGCTCGCGTATCCGGCAGATGACCTGGAGAAGATGACCTGTTTCGACGTCGTCGCCCCTGCCGACCGGCCCCTGCTGGCCGAAGCCCTCGAGCGCGTGCAGCAATCCCAGCGCTCCGAGCGGCTGGAGGTCGCCTTTTTGGCCATGGGCGGCCGGGAGATCGCCGTCGAAGGTTCCCTCAACTGCCAATTCGACAAAGGTGTGCCCCAGGCTATCCGTTGCATCTTCCGCGACATCACCGAGCGTCGGCAGGCCGAGCAGGTCCGCGTCGAGATTCTGCGCGAGCAGGTAGCCCGCCAGCAGGCGGAGGAAGCCAGCCGTATGAAGGACGAGTTTCTGGCGATGGTCTCCCATGAGCTGCGCACCCCGCTCAATTCGATCTTGGGTTGGGCGCAACTGTTGCGCGCCCGCCGCATCGACGAGAAGGCCGCCACGGGCGCCCTCGAATCGATCGAGCGCAACGCCCGCATGCAGAACCGGTTGATCGAAGATTTGTTGGACATCTCGCGTGTCGTCACCGGCCAGATGCGCCTGGAGCTCCAGCCGCTCGAACTGTCCGGGGTGATCGCATCGGCCGTCGAGGCGGTGCAGCCCGCCGCCGCCGTCAAGCAAATCCAGCTGCGCTGCCGCATCGATGCCGCCGTCGGCCCGGTGTTGGGCGACGTCGACCGCCTGCACCAAATCGCCTGGAATTTGCTTGCCAACGCCGTCAAGTTTACCCCCCAAGGCGGCACCGTCGAAGTCGACCTCGCCCAGGGCGAAATCCACGCGCAACTGGTGGTCCGCGACAACGGGATCGGCATCTCGCCTGCGTTTTTGGACCAGATCTTCGAGCGCTTCCGACAGGCCGACAGCACCAGCACCCGGGTGCACGGCGGCCTCGGCCTCGGCTTGTCGATTGTCCGCCACCTGGTCGAGCTGCACGGCGGCACCGCTGCGGCCGAGAGCGCGGGCAAAGGGCAGGGGGCTACTTTTACGGTGCGCCTGCCGCTGTTGGCCGACGGCACCCCCATTCAGGACGAGGGGAAGCTCGTCCAGGCCAATGGCCGCACCGAGGCGCTGACCGAGTTGGTACAGTGGCTGGCGGGATTGCGGGTGCTGGTCGTCGACGACGAGGTGGACGCGCGCGAATTTGTCGCTACCGCCCTGGGCGAGTACGGCGTGCAGGTGGTGACGGTCGGTTCGGTCCGAGAAGCCCTAAGCGCCCTCGCGGCCCAAAAAACGGACGTGTTGGTCAGCGACATCGGCATGCCCGGCGAGGACGGTTACGCGCTTATCCGCGAGTTGCGCTCCCGCGGCAATACCCTCCCCGCCATCGCCTTCACCGCCTACGCCCGCGGCGAAGATCTCAAAGACGCCCTGCAGGCCGGTTTTCAGTGCCACGTGCCCAAACCCGTCGAGATCGCCCAATTGGTGAGCGCCATCGCCAGCCTCTCGCGCAACCGCAAAGCGACCTGA
- a CDS encoding sulfatase family protein has protein sequence MNSSPPTAAPSALASAATAAIGIFFSTAAAIAAPPPNVVLIVTDDQAWNTLAYMPKLQSQLASQGVTFTNAFAGQSLCCPSRATILTGRYPHNHGVLGNDAPFGGALAFYDASTLPVWLQESGYRTGLFGKYFNGYSYSAFYTPPGWDEWQTFQLAGYYNYRINANGTIEDYGRSESNYSTDVLTQKAVAFITNSAASDKPFFLFLAPFAPHAPYTPAPRHAGRYADIPPWRPPNYNEQDVLDKPTWVQKLRPASPQTQTDYDKERQAYLEMLLAVDDGVESILQALESTGQRENTLVIFTSDNGLTWGEHRWWEKGCSYEESLRVPMVVSFPGVSTAARQEELLVLNMDLTATIAEAAGIPIPATVDGRSLLPILKGQAVSWREQFLFEGWQLTPTHAGVRSTAWKYMENLAGEQELYNLIDDPYELDNAVGVADYGAQVAELQATLAQMRYSAKGMAPYLLVHSPSFGNNLLEKVGENNPAVLRTDMTAWPNRYRVYRKSARDGGLLGQMTYREDLFPEVEAIALPDINGNGAYEVAVQSLSADKSGRLIEVRDSLSGELIREVRPSSDVGKLDVYPDLGGNGYPEIAVLSGKEGRIELFDTRTGRKTTVSLGAPPAGGLAAQEPATFGWIPDINDNGKPEFVVLWLSRLKEVAGSQQPADPYYQVFDPLSKQTLSSVTLQSVTGVPDLVGLPDISGNGAPEIAVLQGNAPVSVTVKDSKTGTTVATLDYPGLVYARAMAMVATEGGPEIAVLGTGQGWSNQVILKGAASGTSRQITFDKNFLTRDLEVLADTNGNGRPELAVLLANPDSGVLKLQLRDTGTGELVRDVLYP, from the coding sequence ATGAACAGCAGCCCGCCCACCGCCGCGCCATCCGCCCTCGCTTCTGCCGCGACCGCCGCCATTGGGATTTTCTTCAGCACCGCCGCCGCCATCGCTGCCCCGCCGCCCAATGTCGTGCTCATCGTCACCGACGACCAGGCATGGAACACCCTCGCGTACATGCCCAAACTCCAGTCGCAGCTCGCTTCTCAGGGGGTCACCTTCACCAACGCCTTCGCAGGCCAATCGCTGTGCTGTCCCTCGCGCGCCACGATCCTGACCGGCCGCTACCCGCACAACCACGGTGTGCTGGGCAACGACGCGCCCTTTGGCGGAGCACTCGCCTTCTACGACGCTTCGACGCTCCCGGTCTGGCTGCAGGAGAGCGGCTACCGTACCGGTCTATTTGGTAAATACTTCAACGGCTACAGCTACTCGGCGTTCTACACGCCCCCCGGGTGGGACGAGTGGCAGACTTTTCAGTTGGCCGGTTACTACAATTACCGGATCAACGCCAACGGCACCATCGAAGACTACGGGCGCAGCGAATCCAACTACTCCACCGACGTGCTGACCCAGAAGGCCGTAGCCTTCATCACCAATTCGGCAGCAAGCGACAAACCTTTTTTCCTGTTTCTAGCACCGTTTGCTCCCCATGCTCCCTACACCCCCGCACCAAGGCACGCCGGGCGCTACGCCGATATCCCCCCCTGGCGCCCGCCCAACTACAACGAACAGGATGTCTTAGACAAGCCCACCTGGGTGCAGAAGCTGCGCCCGGCCAGCCCCCAGACCCAGACCGATTACGACAAAGAACGCCAGGCCTATCTGGAGATGCTGCTGGCGGTCGACGACGGCGTCGAATCGATCCTCCAGGCCCTCGAGAGCACCGGGCAGCGGGAGAACACCCTGGTCATCTTCACCTCGGACAACGGTTTGACCTGGGGAGAGCACCGCTGGTGGGAAAAAGGCTGCAGCTACGAGGAGAGCCTGCGCGTACCGATGGTCGTTTCCTTCCCGGGCGTGTCCACCGCGGCCAGGCAGGAGGAGTTGCTGGTGCTCAACATGGATCTGACCGCCACGATCGCCGAGGCGGCCGGTATCCCGATTCCCGCGACCGTGGACGGCCGCAGCCTGCTGCCGATTCTCAAAGGACAGGCAGTCTCCTGGCGCGAGCAGTTCTTGTTCGAGGGCTGGCAACTGACCCCCACCCACGCGGGCGTGCGCTCAACCGCCTGGAAATATATGGAAAACCTGGCGGGGGAGCAGGAACTCTATAACCTGATCGACGATCCTTACGAACTGGACAATGCCGTGGGTGTGGCGGATTACGGCGCGCAGGTGGCGGAACTGCAGGCGACCCTCGCTCAGATGCGCTACAGCGCCAAGGGCATGGCACCCTACCTGCTGGTGCACAGTCCCTCCTTCGGCAACAACTTGCTTGAAAAAGTGGGCGAGAACAACCCGGCCGTTTTGCGCACGGACATGACCGCCTGGCCCAACCGGTACCGCGTCTACCGCAAATCCGCTCGCGACGGTGGGTTGCTGGGCCAAATGACTTACCGGGAAGATCTCTTCCCGGAGGTCGAAGCGATTGCCCTGCCGGACATCAACGGCAACGGTGCCTACGAGGTGGCGGTGCAGAGCCTGAGCGCCGATAAGAGCGGTCGGCTCATCGAGGTGCGCGACTCCCTCAGTGGCGAGCTGATCCGCGAAGTGCGTCCGTCGAGCGATGTCGGCAAACTGGATGTCTATCCCGACCTCGGCGGCAACGGCTACCCCGAAATTGCCGTGCTCTCCGGCAAGGAGGGGCGCATCGAGTTGTTCGACACCAGAACGGGCCGCAAGACCACCGTTTCGCTCGGTGCGCCGCCTGCGGGAGGACTGGCTGCCCAGGAGCCGGCCACCTTCGGCTGGATACCGGACATCAACGACAACGGCAAACCCGAATTCGTAGTGCTCTGGCTTTCAAGGCTCAAGGAAGTGGCCGGTTCGCAGCAGCCCGCCGACCCGTACTATCAAGTGTTCGATCCGCTCAGCAAGCAAACCCTGAGTTCGGTTACCCTCCAGAGCGTGACGGGTGTGCCTGACCTGGTCGGCTTGCCGGACATCAGTGGCAACGGCGCCCCTGAAATCGCCGTCCTCCAGGGCAACGCGCCTGTAAGCGTCACGGTCAAAGACAGCAAGACCGGCACCACGGTTGCCACCCTCGATTATCCCGGCCTGGTGTACGCCCGGGCCATGGCGATGGTAGCAACCGAGGGCGGCCCCGAGATTGCCGTGCTCGGGACAGGCCAGGGGTGGTCCAATCAAGTGATTCTCAAGGGAGCAGCAAGCGGAACCAGCCGGCAGATCACCTTCGACAAAAACTTCCTGACCAGAGACCTGGAGGTCCTGGCCGACACCAACGGCAACGGCAGACCAGAGCTGGCCGTGCTGCTCGCCAACCCGGATAGCGGCGTGTTAAAGCTCCAGTTGCGCGACACCGGTACAGGAGAGCTGGTGCGCGATGTCCTCTACCCGTAG
- a CDS encoding type II toxin-antitoxin system Phd/YefM family antitoxin produces MIFTVGAFEAKTHFANLLERVARGEQIVITRHGTPVARLVPISGNDRERAKQTITRLKEFSRGQTLEGLSIRALREEGRQ; encoded by the coding sequence ATGATCTTCACCGTCGGTGCTTTCGAAGCCAAAACCCATTTTGCCAACCTGCTTGAGCGTGTCGCTCGGGGTGAGCAAATCGTCATCACCCGCCATGGAACGCCAGTGGCTCGACTCGTGCCGATTTCCGGCAACGACCGCGAGCGGGCGAAGCAGACGATCACCCGGTTGAAAGAATTCAGCCGGGGGCAAACTCTTGAAGGGCTTTCCATCCGTGCCTTGCGGGAAGAGGGACGGCAGTGA
- the polA gene encoding DNA polymerase I: MPDSSAPVLLLVDGHSLAYRAYFAYVRGGETGLRTSGGTPTSVSFGFLKLLLDAIERDRPSMVAVTFDTRMPTFRHEVDATYKSGRAETPDEFIDDLQNLREILTALDLPQFELPGYEADDLIGTLAVHGAGQGYDVKILSGDQDLFQLITDEGAPGGSIRVLHQNTRTGTEEFGPAQVKEKLGIAPRQVVDYKALCGDSSDRIPGVRGIGAKSAVKLLEEYGSLAQLIEAVDTIPGALGKKLKEGVEDARHSYWMATIETNVPLVVDFEACRLVGFDAERVAPLLEKLEFRSFLRQLQRLQRSFGGTPSARPTALNEDADNPLAGIGTASEDELWFDFAPSVPMDLEVRVVQTAEDFQAFLDALLAQDGLVAWDTETNNLDPRHARLVGIGCAWEPGVAYYLPLAHQQGSNLETDAVVAALTPYWQDRERPKVLQNAKYDWLVLRNYGVALAGIAFDPMLASYVLDPEGKHNLMTLAQNHLQITMGSYEALVPKGQTIDAVEIAAVSRYCGEDAAVTLRLVPVLQAKLDEDPRLAGIFKEIEVPLEPVLARMEERGIRIDKAYLGELAQELDRDLESLEQEAYTLAGSKFNLGSPKQLSDLLFNKLGLSAKKSRKTSLGYSTDAAVLEKLRDDHPIVEAILSYRTLAKLKSTYVDALPLLVDPRTDRVHTDFNQTVTTTGRLSSSNPNLQNIPVRTSFSRRIRRAFVPEPGWLLVAADYSQIELRILAHLTQEPVLLEAFQTGGDVHTLTARLLLGREEVTSEERRLAKIINYGVVYGMGARRFARETGVSATEAEDFIKAFYRRYPAVFGFMEQTRRMAVEQGYVETLLGRRRYFRGLGQLNQRDREGALRAAFNAPIQGTAADIIKIAMVRLEQTLAGRRTRLLLQVHDELVFEMPPEERPEVEPLIRSGMENALDLLVPLKVELNAGPNWLEAK, from the coding sequence ATGCCAGATTCGAGCGCGCCGGTGTTGCTGTTGGTGGACGGTCACTCTTTGGCCTACCGTGCCTACTTCGCCTACGTGCGCGGCGGCGAGACCGGCCTGCGCACCTCCGGCGGCACCCCCACGAGTGTCTCGTTCGGTTTTTTGAAACTGTTGCTCGACGCCATCGAGCGCGACAGGCCGTCGATGGTGGCGGTGACCTTCGACACGCGCATGCCGACTTTTCGCCACGAAGTCGATGCCACCTACAAGTCCGGCCGCGCCGAGACCCCGGATGAATTTATCGACGATCTGCAGAATTTGCGCGAGATTCTTACCGCCCTCGACCTGCCCCAGTTCGAGTTGCCGGGCTACGAAGCGGACGATCTGATCGGGACTCTGGCGGTGCATGGAGCCGGCCAGGGTTATGACGTCAAGATCTTAAGCGGCGATCAAGATTTATTTCAGCTCATCACCGACGAGGGCGCTCCGGGTGGCTCGATCCGCGTACTGCACCAGAATACGCGCACCGGCACCGAAGAATTCGGCCCCGCCCAGGTCAAAGAGAAGCTCGGGATCGCCCCCCGGCAGGTGGTCGATTACAAGGCCCTGTGCGGCGACAGTTCCGACCGCATCCCCGGGGTACGCGGCATCGGTGCCAAGAGCGCCGTCAAGTTGCTCGAAGAGTACGGCTCGCTTGCCCAGCTCATCGAAGCGGTGGACACGATCCCCGGCGCGCTGGGCAAAAAGCTCAAAGAAGGGGTCGAGGACGCCCGCCACTCCTACTGGATGGCCACCATCGAGACGAACGTGCCGCTGGTCGTCGATTTTGAGGCCTGCCGGCTGGTCGGTTTCGACGCCGAGCGCGTGGCGCCGCTGCTCGAGAAACTCGAATTTCGGTCGTTTTTGCGCCAGTTGCAGCGGTTGCAGCGCAGTTTCGGCGGCACCCCGTCAGCGCGTCCGACCGCACTCAACGAAGATGCTGATAATCCGCTAGCCGGGATCGGCACCGCCAGCGAGGACGAGCTGTGGTTCGACTTTGCCCCGAGCGTCCCCATGGATCTGGAGGTGCGCGTCGTGCAGACTGCCGAAGACTTTCAGGCTTTTCTCGACGCGCTACTTGCCCAGGATGGGCTGGTGGCCTGGGATACCGAGACCAACAACCTCGATCCGCGCCACGCCCGATTGGTGGGGATCGGTTGCGCCTGGGAGCCGGGAGTGGCTTACTATTTGCCCCTAGCCCACCAGCAAGGCTCCAACCTCGAGACCGACGCGGTCGTGGCGGCGCTGACGCCTTACTGGCAGGACCGCGAGCGGCCCAAGGTGCTGCAGAACGCCAAGTACGACTGGCTGGTGCTGCGCAACTACGGGGTCGCCCTTGCGGGCATCGCCTTCGATCCGATGCTCGCCAGCTACGTCCTCGACCCGGAGGGCAAGCACAATCTTATGACCCTCGCCCAGAATCACTTGCAAATCACCATGGGCTCCTACGAGGCGCTCGTGCCCAAGGGCCAGACCATCGACGCGGTGGAGATCGCGGCGGTGAGCCGCTACTGCGGCGAGGACGCCGCCGTCACCCTGCGGCTGGTGCCGGTGCTGCAGGCGAAGCTCGACGAAGACCCGCGCCTGGCGGGCATCTTCAAGGAGATCGAGGTGCCCCTGGAGCCGGTGCTCGCGCGCATGGAGGAGCGGGGCATCCGCATCGACAAAGCCTACCTGGGCGAGTTGGCCCAAGAACTTGACCGCGACCTGGAGTCGCTTGAGCAGGAGGCTTACACCCTGGCGGGCAGCAAATTCAACCTCGGTTCTCCCAAACAACTGAGCGACTTGCTCTTTAACAAACTTGGCCTCAGTGCCAAAAAAAGCCGCAAGACCTCGCTGGGCTACTCCACCGACGCGGCGGTGCTCGAGAAGCTGCGCGACGACCACCCCATCGTCGAAGCAATTTTGAGCTATCGCACCCTCGCCAAGCTCAAATCTACCTACGTCGACGCCCTGCCTTTGCTGGTCGACCCGCGCACCGACCGGGTGCACACCGACTTCAACCAGACGGTGACTACCACCGGTCGCCTCTCCAGTTCCAACCCCAACTTGCAGAATATTCCGGTGCGCACGTCCTTTTCGCGGCGCATCCGCCGGGCGTTTGTCCCGGAGCCGGGGTGGCTGCTGGTGGCGGCCGACTACTCACAAATTGAGCTACGCATCCTGGCGCACCTGACGCAGGAGCCGGTGCTCCTCGAAGCGTTCCAGACCGGGGGCGACGTGCACACCCTCACCGCCCGGCTGCTGCTGGGCCGCGAGGAGGTCACCTCCGAAGAGCGGCGCCTCGCCAAGATCATCAACTACGGCGTCGTCTACGGGATGGGAGCGCGCCGCTTCGCCCGCGAGACAGGGGTGAGCGCCACCGAGGCGGAGGATTTTATCAAGGCTTTCTATCGGCGCTACCCGGCGGTGTTTGGCTTCATGGAGCAGACCCGCCGGATGGCCGTCGAGCAAGGCTACGTCGAGACTCTGTTGGGGCGGCGGCGCTATTTTCGAGGGCTCGGCCAACTCAATCAGCGCGACCGCGAGGGGGCTTTGCGCGCCGCCTTCAACGCCCCCATCCAGGGCACCGCCGCCGACATCATCAAAATCGCCATGGTGCGCCTTGAGCAAACCCTCGCAGGCCGCCGCACCCGGCTGCTACTGCAGGTGCACGACGAACTGGTCTTCGAGATGCCCCCCGAGGAGCGCCCCGAGGTCGAACCTTTGATCCGCTCCGGGATGGAAAATGCCCTCGATCTGCTGGTGCCGCTCAAAGTCGAACTCAACGCCGGTCCCAACTGGCTGGAGGCGAAGTAA
- a CDS encoding iron uptake porin, translating into MRKPSLLAGTIGLLTLLGLAGPALAEPSDTQQIDQYLQQGMGDSVAQVNSVSELTDVDPNSWAFQALKSVVERFGCLEGYPNKTFLGNRPTSRYEFAAGLNACLEKVNELITAATADKATKEDLATLQRLQEEFRNELAALRGRVDALEAKTKDIESKLFNVNSKLDASVVMAATIGGGDTSKFFYTPVPVGVGPSYGDSQFSRFVATGDANAPATSLPSRALGEANASFTARTSLNVRATFTGTDELLVRMRGVAGQDLGAVFQGIASGLGTQFYALGPNNNAYDGSTVGGGVDGRAPVSFDKIRYTTNLFSDSFRIFVGPRIDIFEFIDTNSFANNEEVDFSSGFFINNPLTTFIFAGPGGGFDFQLGDFLAIRAIYIAPTGGASGTRATGSLPFGGSGLFGGSYTAVGELEINPIRTASIKLQYAHFLEQGAVLGTLLNGSGTSGVTDVYAANVEWAIFPSLAIFGRYGYGNSRINGAASTTFTEIESSTWQAGFALPGLFGPGNTFAAAYGQPIRVNSGQFATGLSFVPTASEGNVEVFYRFQVSDRLSLTPDVQFYINPVNSNSNAGITVGTIRATFTF; encoded by the coding sequence ATGCGTAAGCCAAGCTTGCTTGCTGGAACGATAGGTCTTCTGACCCTCCTGGGTCTGGCCGGTCCGGCGCTTGCGGAACCTTCCGACACCCAACAGATCGACCAATACCTGCAGCAGGGTATGGGAGATTCGGTCGCTCAAGTCAACTCGGTCTCCGAACTGACCGACGTTGATCCCAACTCCTGGGCCTTCCAGGCGCTCAAATCCGTCGTCGAGCGCTTCGGTTGCCTCGAGGGTTATCCCAATAAGACTTTCCTGGGCAACCGCCCAACCTCGCGCTACGAGTTCGCCGCCGGTCTCAACGCCTGCCTTGAGAAGGTCAACGAACTGATTACCGCGGCGACTGCCGACAAGGCAACCAAAGAAGATCTGGCCACCCTGCAGCGCCTGCAGGAAGAATTCCGCAATGAACTGGCCGCCCTGCGCGGTCGCGTCGATGCCCTGGAGGCCAAGACCAAGGACATCGAATCGAAGCTGTTCAACGTCAACTCCAAATTAGACGCCTCGGTGGTCATGGCGGCCACCATCGGCGGCGGCGACACCAGCAAGTTCTTCTATACGCCGGTACCGGTGGGTGTGGGTCCTTCCTACGGCGACTCGCAGTTTTCCCGCTTCGTCGCCACCGGCGATGCCAACGCTCCGGCAACTTCGCTGCCCTCCCGCGCCCTCGGTGAAGCCAACGCCAGCTTTACCGCCCGCACCAGCCTCAACGTCCGCGCCACCTTCACCGGCACCGACGAATTGCTCGTGCGCATGCGCGGCGTCGCCGGCCAGGACCTCGGTGCAGTTTTCCAGGGCATCGCCAGCGGCCTGGGCACCCAATTCTATGCCCTCGGCCCAAACAACAACGCCTACGACGGTTCGACCGTCGGTGGCGGCGTGGACGGTCGCGCCCCGGTCTCCTTCGATAAGATTCGCTACACAACCAATCTGTTTAGCGATTCGTTCCGGATCTTCGTCGGACCGCGCATCGACATCTTCGAATTTATCGACACCAACTCCTTCGCCAACAACGAAGAAGTGGATTTCTCCAGCGGCTTCTTCATCAATAACCCGCTGACGACCTTTATCTTCGCCGGTCCCGGCGGTGGCTTCGACTTCCAGTTGGGCGACTTCCTGGCCATCCGCGCCATCTACATCGCCCCCACCGGCGGTGCGTCCGGTACCCGTGCAACTGGGAGCCTTCCCTTCGGCGGCTCGGGTCTGTTCGGCGGCTCCTACACCGCCGTGGGCGAACTGGAAATCAACCCGATCAGGACCGCGTCGATCAAGCTGCAGTACGCCCACTTCCTGGAGCAGGGCGCGGTGCTGGGTACGCTTCTTAACGGCTCTGGCACCTCCGGTGTGACCGACGTCTACGCGGCCAACGTCGAGTGGGCGATCTTCCCCAGCCTCGCCATCTTCGGCCGCTACGGCTACGGCAACAGCCGCATCAACGGTGCCGCCTCGACCACCTTTACCGAGATCGAATCGAGCACCTGGCAGGCTGGTTTCGCGTTGCCCGGCCTCTTCGGTCCCGGTAACACGTTCGCCGCGGCTTACGGCCAGCCCATCCGCGTCAACAGCGGCCAGTTTGCTACCGGCCTGTCCTTCGTGCCGACTGCATCCGAGGGCAACGTCGAGGTCTTCTACCGCTTCCAGGTCAGCGACCGCCTGAGCCTGACGCCGGATGTGCAGTTCTACATCAACCCGGTCAACTCCAACTCCAACGCCGGGATCACGGTAGGCACCATCCGCGCCACCTTCACGTTCTAG
- a CDS encoding LmeA family phospholipid-binding protein, whose translation MMLPFPFPAAGGRADAGEQLINSVVAAAIRALLSKVEDLQIGIYCQPMSKLLQGAIDSFNLRGRGMVIKNQFRVESLRVDTDAIAVDLGAMLGGRVRLQRPTEAIASVVLREEDINTAFEAPLVLSKMRGMRVEGGDETLAIRQTRVQLLDDNWMDFKTEIVFEQSGRSEPLRFKAHLATEEQRRIVLDQTDFEGQSEEACQLGHLFVAQFNRIMDLDKFNLDGATLRVHRLRIRNQQLIFEGRAHIDHFPGQHRK comes from the coding sequence ATGATGCTCCCATTTCCGTTTCCGGCGGCCGGCGGCCGCGCCGACGCCGGCGAGCAGCTGATCAACTCGGTGGTGGCGGCAGCGATCCGCGCGCTTCTCAGCAAAGTCGAAGATCTGCAAATTGGCATCTATTGCCAGCCGATGTCCAAGCTCCTGCAGGGGGCGATAGACAGCTTTAACCTGCGCGGGCGGGGCATGGTGATCAAAAACCAGTTTCGCGTCGAGAGCCTGCGCGTCGACACCGACGCGATCGCCGTCGACCTGGGCGCGATGTTGGGGGGGCGGGTGCGCCTGCAACGGCCCACCGAGGCCATCGCTTCGGTGGTACTGCGCGAGGAGGACATCAACACCGCCTTTGAGGCGCCGCTGGTGCTCTCGAAGATGCGGGGCATGCGGGTCGAGGGCGGCGACGAGACGCTCGCCATCCGCCAGACGCGGGTGCAGTTGCTGGATGACAACTGGATGGATTTCAAGACCGAAATTGTCTTCGAGCAATCGGGGCGCAGCGAGCCGCTGCGCTTCAAGGCCCACCTCGCCACCGAAGAGCAGCGCCGCATCGTGCTCGATCAAACCGACTTTGAAGGCCAGAGCGAGGAGGCCTGTCAGTTGGGCCATCTGTTCGTAGCCCAGTTCAATCGGATCATGGACCTCGACAAGTTCAACCTGGATGGGGCGACCCTGCGCGTGCACCGCCTGCGCATCCGCAACCAGCAGCTTATCTTCGAGGGCCGGGCGCACATCGATCACTTTCCTGGGCAGCATCGTAAGTAG